In Pseudomonas fakonensis, one DNA window encodes the following:
- a CDS encoding methyl-accepting chemotaxis protein — protein sequence MAEIDLVATAVQQMTATAQDVARNATQAAQAAGEADRAANQGLDIVRDTSHSIGALASEIGRAVTVVQDLARDSENINAILVAIRAIAEQTNLLALNAAIEAARAGEQGRGFAVVADEVRNLAQKTQQATGEIQQMIQQLQQGTREVVKVMEDSQGKTDVSVQQASRAAQSLESITQAVSVINDMNTQIASAAEQQSAVADDINRNVINIGQVAGEVAGGADESSQASAELTKLAEQQRRLINQFRV from the coding sequence ATGGCCGAAATCGACCTGGTGGCCACCGCCGTGCAACAAATGACCGCCACCGCCCAGGACGTGGCGCGCAATGCCACCCAAGCCGCCCAGGCGGCCGGCGAAGCGGACCGCGCCGCCAACCAGGGCCTGGATATCGTGCGTGACACCTCGCACTCCATCGGCGCACTGGCCAGCGAGATCGGCCGCGCGGTGACCGTGGTGCAGGACCTGGCCCGCGACAGCGAGAACATCAATGCCATCCTGGTGGCCATCCGCGCCATCGCCGAGCAAACCAACCTGCTGGCGCTCAACGCCGCCATCGAGGCGGCCCGGGCCGGCGAACAGGGCCGCGGCTTTGCGGTGGTGGCCGACGAGGTGCGCAACCTGGCGCAGAAGACCCAGCAGGCCACTGGCGAGATCCAGCAGATGATCCAGCAGTTGCAGCAGGGCACCCGCGAGGTGGTCAAGGTGATGGAGGACAGCCAGGGCAAGACCGATGTCAGTGTGCAGCAGGCCAGCCGCGCCGCGCAGTCGCTGGAGAGCATCACCCAGGCGGTGTCGGTGATCAACGACATGAACACCCAGATCGCCAGCGCCGCCGAGCAGCAGAGCGCGGTGGCCGACGACATCAACCGCAACGTGATCAATATCGGCCAGGTGGCTGGCGAGGTGGCCGGCGGCGCCGACGAGTCAAGCCAGGCCAGCGCCGAGCTGACCAAGCTGGCCGAACAGCAGCGGCGGTTGATCAATCAGTTCAGGGTCTGA
- a CDS encoding uracil-xanthine permease family protein, with translation MQDGFNDPLWRQVVSGAQMLFVAFGALVLMPLITGLDPNVALFTAGIGTLLFQLVTGRQVPVFLASSFAFITPIILAKGQFGLAETMGGVMAAGFVYTFMGLMVKIKGTGFIDRMLPPVVIGPVIISIGLAMAPIAANMAMGKGGDGAALMPYKTAMLISMPALLTTLIVAVFGKGIFRLVPIIAGVLVGFALSFAFGVVDTAKIAAAPWLELPNFTAPAFNWQAILFIVPVALAPAIEHIGGVIAVGSVTGRDYLKKPGLHRTLLGDGLATTAAGLFGGPPNTTYAEVTGAVMLTKNYNPKIMTWAAIFAITLAFIGKFGALLQSIPVPVMGGILCLLFGSIAAVGLNTMIRHKVDLSEARNLVIVSVTLVFGIGGVLIGSGDGPDDWGLKGIALCAIVAIALNLLLPGNDSWKHKQLDDRQP, from the coding sequence ATGCAGGACGGCTTCAACGACCCGCTGTGGCGCCAGGTCGTCTCGGGCGCGCAGATGCTCTTCGTGGCATTCGGCGCGCTGGTGCTAATGCCGCTGATCACCGGCCTGGACCCCAATGTGGCCCTGTTCACCGCCGGCATCGGCACCCTGCTGTTCCAACTGGTCACGGGCCGTCAGGTGCCGGTGTTCCTGGCGTCGAGCTTTGCCTTCATTACCCCGATCATTCTCGCCAAGGGCCAGTTCGGCCTGGCCGAAACCATGGGCGGGGTGATGGCGGCAGGCTTCGTTTACACCTTCATGGGCCTGATGGTGAAAATCAAGGGCACCGGTTTCATCGACCGCATGCTGCCCCCGGTAGTCATCGGCCCGGTGATCATTTCCATCGGCCTGGCTATGGCGCCGATCGCCGCCAACATGGCCATGGGCAAGGGCGGTGACGGCGCAGCGCTGATGCCGTACAAGACCGCCATGCTGATCTCCATGCCGGCGCTGCTGACCACCCTGATCGTGGCCGTATTCGGCAAAGGCATCTTCCGCCTGGTGCCGATCATTGCCGGCGTGCTGGTGGGCTTTGCCCTGTCGTTCGCCTTTGGCGTGGTCGACACCGCAAAAATCGCCGCCGCGCCCTGGCTTGAGCTGCCCAACTTCACCGCGCCCGCGTTCAACTGGCAGGCCATCCTGTTCATCGTCCCGGTGGCCCTGGCCCCGGCCATCGAACACATCGGTGGGGTTATCGCCGTGGGTAGCGTGACCGGCCGTGACTACCTGAAAAAGCCCGGCCTGCACCGCACCCTGCTGGGCGACGGCCTGGCCACCACTGCAGCCGGCCTGTTCGGCGGCCCGCCAAACACCACCTACGCCGAAGTGACTGGCGCGGTGATGCTGACCAAGAACTACAACCCGAAGATCATGACCTGGGCGGCGATATTCGCCATCACCCTGGCCTTCATCGGCAAGTTCGGTGCGCTGCTGCAGAGTATTCCGGTACCGGTGATGGGCGGCATTCTGTGCCTGCTGTTCGGCTCCATCGCGGCGGTGGGCTTGAACACCATGATCCGCCACAAAGTCGACCTGAGTGAGGCACGCAACCTGGTGATCGTCTCGGTGACCCTGGTGTTCGGCATTGGCGGCGTGCTCATCGGCAGCGGCGACGGCCCGGACGACTGGGGCCTGAAGGGTATCGCCCTGTGTGCCATCGTGGCCATTGCCCTGAACCTGCTGCTGCCGGGCAATGATAGCTGGAAGCACAAGCAGCTGGATGACCGGCAGCCTTGA
- a CDS encoding WbuC family cupin fold metalloprotein: MRQPAFLDQSLFAGLAAQAAANPRGRQHHNLHDMAEPCHRMAVGLQPDTYIAPHRHLGEDKAETLIVLKGRLGLLLFADDGALLDQRVLQAGGDCLGVDLAPGTYHGLVVLEPDSILFECKAGPYRPVGEGEHAHWAPREGEPGVPDYQAWMRAQFD, encoded by the coding sequence ATGCGCCAGCCCGCGTTCCTCGACCAGTCGTTGTTCGCCGGGCTGGCCGCACAGGCCGCGGCCAACCCCCGTGGCCGCCAGCACCACAACCTGCATGACATGGCCGAGCCCTGCCACCGCATGGCGGTGGGCCTGCAGCCTGATACCTACATTGCCCCGCACCGCCACCTGGGCGAGGACAAGGCCGAGACGCTGATCGTGCTCAAGGGGCGTCTGGGGTTGCTGTTGTTCGCGGATGACGGCGCGTTGCTCGACCAGCGCGTGTTGCAGGCCGGTGGCGACTGCCTGGGGGTCGACCTGGCCCCGGGTACCTACCACGGCTTGGTGGTGCTGGAGCCGGACAGCATCCTGTTCGAATGCAAGGCCGGGCCGTACCGCCCGGTGGGCGAGGGCGAGCATGCCCACTGGGCGCCGCGTGAAGGCGAGCCGGGTGTGCCCGACTACCAGGCCTGGATGCGCGCGCAGTTCGACTGA
- the upp gene encoding uracil phosphoribosyltransferase, whose amino-acid sequence MPTREIRHPLIRHKLGLMRRADISTKNFRELAQEVGALLTYEATQDLPLETYEIDGWCGKVQVEKIAGKKITVVPILRAGIGMLDGVLSLIPGAKVSAVGVARNEETLEAHTYLEKLAPDINQRLALIIDPMLATGGSMVATIDLLKKAGCKEIRAMVLVAAPEGIEVVEKAHPDVQIYTASIDQRLNEHGYIVPGLGDAGDKIFGTKQKDA is encoded by the coding sequence ATGCCCACTCGTGAGATCCGCCATCCGCTGATCCGCCACAAGCTCGGCCTGATGCGCCGCGCCGACATCAGCACCAAGAATTTTCGCGAACTCGCCCAGGAAGTCGGCGCGCTGCTGACCTATGAAGCCACCCAGGACCTGCCACTGGAAACCTACGAAATCGACGGCTGGTGCGGCAAGGTGCAAGTCGAGAAAATCGCCGGCAAGAAGATCACCGTGGTGCCGATCCTGCGCGCCGGTATCGGCATGCTCGACGGCGTGCTCAGCCTGATTCCGGGCGCCAAGGTCAGTGCCGTGGGCGTTGCCCGCAACGAGGAAACCCTCGAGGCGCACACCTATCTTGAAAAGCTCGCCCCGGACATCAACCAGCGCCTGGCCCTGATCATCGACCCGATGCTGGCCACCGGCGGCTCGATGGTCGCCACCATCGACCTGCTGAAAAAGGCCGGCTGCAAGGAGATCCGCGCCATGGTGCTGGTCGCCGCCCCGGAAGGCATCGAAGTGGTAGAAAAAGCCCACCCGGACGTGCAGATCTACACCGCCTCCATCGACCAGCGCCTGAACGAGCACGGCTACATCGTGCCGGGCCTGGGCGATGCCGGTGACAAGATCTTCGGCACCAAACAGAAGGACGCCTGA
- a CDS encoding putative signal transducing protein has protein sequence MQRIYDPENLLEAQMLVGMLASEGIEVHLVGRDLMGGVGELPMQGLLGLAVPDEQAGYARQLIDAYNAAQPLAGDEPESYPGTLIC, from the coding sequence ATGCAACGAATCTACGACCCGGAAAACCTGCTGGAGGCGCAGATGCTGGTGGGTATGCTGGCCAGCGAGGGCATCGAGGTGCACCTGGTGGGCCGCGACCTGATGGGCGGCGTTGGCGAGTTGCCGATGCAGGGCCTTTTGGGCCTGGCGGTACCCGATGAGCAGGCCGGTTACGCACGCCAGCTGATCGATGCGTACAATGCCGCCCAGCCCCTTGCCGGCGACGAACCGGAAAGTTACCCCGGAACCCTGATCTGCTAG
- a CDS encoding SOS response-associated peptidase — MCGRYALFRWSQAFAGLPGFPPGQQPQWNISPGASVLIQRQLDGERQLASARWGLTPAWLTDLSRTPAQARAETLAEQPMFRDAFRQRRCLLPANGFYEWRGTARKRPYWVTPGEGASLFFAGVWEVYPVQEQEWLSCAVITQAAMNQRRPLILDEAEQALWLDPETPLARLHELLAKPPATLRERALALFVNDPKLDGPECLTPA, encoded by the coding sequence ATGTGTGGACGCTACGCCCTGTTTCGCTGGTCCCAGGCCTTTGCCGGCCTGCCGGGGTTCCCCCCGGGCCAGCAGCCCCAATGGAACATCTCGCCCGGCGCCTCGGTGCTGATCCAGCGCCAGCTCGACGGCGAGCGGCAGTTGGCCAGTGCCCGCTGGGGGCTGACCCCGGCCTGGCTCACTGACCTGTCGCGCACCCCGGCCCAGGCGCGGGCCGAAACCCTGGCCGAGCAGCCGATGTTTCGTGATGCCTTTCGTCAGCGGCGTTGCCTGCTGCCGGCCAACGGGTTCTACGAATGGCGCGGCACGGCGCGCAAGCGGCCGTACTGGGTCACGCCGGGGGAGGGGGCTTCGCTGTTCTTTGCCGGGGTGTGGGAGGTTTACCCGGTGCAGGAGCAAGAATGGCTGAGCTGCGCGGTGATCACCCAGGCGGCGATGAACCAGCGCCGGCCGTTGATACTCGATGAAGCCGAGCAGGCCCTGTGGCTCGACCCCGAGACCCCGCTGGCGCGCCTGCATGAACTGCTGGCCAAGCCGCCGGCGACCCTGCGCGAGCGGGCGCTGGCGCTGTTCGTCAACGACCCGAAACTCGACGGGCCGGAGTGTTTGACTCCGGCGTGA
- a CDS encoding TIGR01777 family oxidoreductase produces the protein MHILLTGGTGLIGRHLCQLWHGQGHRLTVWSRSPGEVAKHCGPGVRGVARLDEIAQDDAVDAVVNLAGAPIADRHWTASRRSLLWASRITLTEQLLAWMEGREQRPEVLVSGSAVGWYGDGGERELSEASPPVKEDFASQLCIAWEETASRAETLGIRVVLARTGLVLASDGGFLSRLLLPYKLGLGGPLGNGRQWMPWVHIDDQIALIDFLLQHKDCRGPYNACAPEPVRNREFAKCLGRTLHRPAFLPVPALLLKAGLGELSTLLLGGQRARPVRLLAAGFTFRYNDLQSALDALSSRL, from the coding sequence ATGCATATATTGCTGACCGGTGGTACCGGGTTGATCGGCCGCCACCTGTGCCAGCTGTGGCACGGGCAGGGCCATCGCCTGACCGTATGGAGCCGCAGCCCCGGCGAGGTGGCGAAACACTGCGGCCCAGGCGTGCGCGGCGTTGCCCGGCTGGATGAAATTGCCCAGGACGATGCGGTGGATGCGGTGGTCAACCTGGCCGGCGCGCCCATCGCCGACCGGCACTGGACCGCAAGCCGGCGCAGCTTGCTGTGGGCCAGCCGCATAACCCTCACCGAGCAGTTGCTGGCCTGGATGGAGGGCCGCGAACAGCGCCCCGAAGTGCTGGTTTCCGGCTCGGCGGTGGGCTGGTATGGCGACGGCGGCGAGCGCGAGCTGAGCGAGGCTTCGCCACCGGTGAAGGAGGACTTCGCCAGCCAGCTGTGCATCGCCTGGGAAGAAACCGCCAGCCGCGCCGAGACCCTCGGCATCCGTGTGGTGCTGGCGCGTACCGGGTTGGTGCTGGCCAGCGACGGCGGCTTTTTGTCGCGCCTGCTACTGCCTTACAAGCTGGGACTGGGCGGGCCTTTGGGCAATGGCCGGCAGTGGATGCCCTGGGTGCATATCGACGACCAGATCGCCCTGATTGATTTTCTGTTGCAGCACAAGGACTGCCGCGGTCCTTATAATGCCTGCGCCCCGGAGCCGGTGCGCAACCGCGAGTTCGCCAAGTGCCTGGGCCGCACCTTGCATCGGCCGGCCTTCCTGCCGGTGCCGGCGCTGCTGCTCAAGGCCGGGCTGGGGGAGCTGTCGACGCTGCTGCTGGGCGGCCAGCGCGCGCGCCCGGTGCGCCTGCTGGCCGCCGGTTTCACGTTCCGCTACAACGATCTGCAATCGGCCCTGGACGCGCTGTCCAGCCGCCTCTGA
- the hemH gene encoding ferrochelatase, whose amino-acid sequence MTDHALLLVNLGSPASTSVADVRRYLNQFLMDPYVIDLPWPVRRLLVSLILVKRPEQSAHAYASIWWDEGSPLVVLTRRLQQAMTAHWPHGPVEIAMRYGQPALPEVLERLAAQGVRKVTLAPLYPQFADSTVTTVVELARQTIAARNLPLETRVLQPFYEHPEYIDALVASARPHLEQGYDHLLLSFHGLPERHLKKLDPTGTHDFQAADCCAGASAEMRAVCYRGQCLATAKAFAAKMGIPDGKWSVSFQSRLGRAKWIEPYTETRLDELAEAGVKKLLVMCPAFVADCIETLEEIGMRGSEQFVEAGGEQLVLVPCLNDHPEWVRVLAGMCEKV is encoded by the coding sequence ATGACCGATCATGCCCTGCTGCTGGTCAACCTGGGTTCGCCGGCCTCCACCTCGGTGGCCGACGTGCGCCGCTATCTCAACCAGTTCCTCATGGACCCGTACGTGATCGACCTGCCCTGGCCGGTGCGGCGCTTGCTGGTGTCGCTGATCCTGGTCAAGCGCCCTGAGCAGTCGGCCCATGCCTATGCCTCGATCTGGTGGGATGAGGGCTCGCCGCTGGTGGTGCTGACCCGCCGCCTGCAGCAGGCAATGACGGCCCACTGGCCCCATGGCCCGGTGGAAATCGCCATGCGCTATGGCCAGCCGGCTTTGCCCGAGGTGCTGGAGCGCCTGGCCGCCCAGGGCGTGCGCAAGGTCACTTTGGCGCCGCTGTACCCGCAGTTTGCCGACAGCACCGTCACCACCGTGGTGGAGCTGGCCAGGCAGACCATCGCTGCGCGCAACCTGCCGCTCGAAACCCGCGTGCTGCAGCCGTTCTACGAGCACCCCGAGTACATCGATGCCCTGGTGGCCAGCGCCAGGCCGCACCTGGAGCAGGGTTACGACCACCTGCTGCTGAGCTTCCATGGCCTGCCCGAACGCCATCTGAAAAAACTCGACCCTACCGGCACGCATGATTTCCAGGCTGCTGACTGCTGCGCCGGTGCCAGTGCCGAAATGCGCGCGGTGTGTTACCGCGGCCAGTGCCTGGCCACGGCCAAGGCGTTCGCGGCGAAGATGGGCATCCCCGATGGCAAGTGGTCGGTGTCGTTCCAGTCGCGGTTGGGCCGGGCCAAGTGGATCGAACCCTATACCGAGACACGCCTGGACGAGTTGGCCGAGGCCGGAGTGAAGAAGCTGCTGGTGATGTGCCCGGCGTTCGTCGCCGACTGTATCGAGACGCTGGAAGAGATCGGCATGCGGGGGAGCGAGCAGTTCGTCGAGGCGGGCGGTGAGCAACTGGTGCTGGTGCCGTGCCTGAATGATCACCCGGAGTGGGTGAGGGTGTTGGCGGGGATGTGTGAGAAGGTTTGA
- a CDS encoding hypoxanthine-guanine phosphoribosyltransferase, which translates to MSADLEHIRQVMREADCLYNEAEVEAAIAKVGEQICKDLHDKNPVVFCVMNGGLIFAGKLLTHLQFPLEASYLHATRYRNQTSGGELFWKAKPEVSFIDRDVLIVDDILDEGHTLSAIIEFCKHAGARSVHTAVLIDKDHDRKASPDLKANYVGLPCVDRYIFGYGMDYKGYWRNANGIFAVKGL; encoded by the coding sequence ATGTCCGCCGATCTCGAGCACATCCGTCAAGTCATGCGCGAGGCAGACTGCCTGTACAACGAAGCCGAAGTCGAAGCGGCCATCGCCAAGGTCGGCGAGCAGATCTGCAAGGACCTGCACGATAAAAACCCGGTGGTCTTCTGCGTGATGAACGGCGGCCTGATCTTTGCCGGCAAGCTGCTCACCCACCTGCAGTTCCCGCTGGAAGCCTCGTACCTGCACGCTACCCGCTACCGTAACCAGACCAGCGGCGGCGAGCTGTTCTGGAAAGCCAAGCCTGAAGTGTCGTTCATCGACCGCGACGTGTTGATCGTTGACGATATTCTCGACGAGGGCCACACCCTCAGCGCCATCATCGAGTTCTGCAAGCACGCCGGCGCCCGCTCGGTGCACACTGCGGTGCTGATCGACAAGGACCACGACCGCAAGGCCAGCCCCGACCTTAAAGCCAACTATGTCGGCCTGCCCTGCGTGGACCGCTACATCTTCGGCTACGGCATGGACTACAAAGGCTACTGGCGCAACGCCAACGGCATCTTCGCCGTCAAAGGCCTGTAA
- a CDS encoding CPXCG motif-containing cysteine-rich protein: MLESAIYDCPYCGEQVETTVDLSGGDQEYIEDCQVCCKPIRFVLQVHGEEWMLDVYGEND; this comes from the coding sequence ATGCTGGAAAGTGCGATCTACGATTGTCCTTATTGTGGTGAACAAGTGGAAACCACGGTTGACCTGTCCGGCGGTGACCAGGAGTACATCGAGGACTGCCAGGTGTGCTGCAAGCCTATCCGCTTCGTGCTGCAGGTTCATGGCGAGGAATGGATGCTCGATGTCTACGGCGAGAACGACTGA
- a CDS encoding 1-acyl-sn-glycerol-3-phosphate acyltransferase: protein MGEFDAIRPYDDAEVPAVLARLLSDPAFLDILTHFRFPRAAGAFGWLLKPLIARRLRQEFAGVTCVSTLQDKVEYYVDRTIDRATDGVTYTGVEQLKAGTAYLFLANHRDIVMDPAFVNYAVYHAGLPTPRIAIGDNLLQKPFVSDMMRLNKSFIVHRSISGRREKLAAYQLLSAYINHSIRNDSASIWIAQAEGRAKDGDDRTDSAILKMFHMSRKDEPFGAVIQSLNLIPVSISYEYDPCDQAKARELYIRATTGSYTKAPGEDDNSIAQGITGYKGRVHINFAPPVTEYHEDTKQLAQAIDRQILGGYRLFPVHYLAYAMWAEKDEALQVPSAEKVFPAEELQKAREEWQRRLDACPVEQQPYLVQQYATPVRNQYQVKRQPQSA from the coding sequence ATGGGCGAATTCGATGCCATCCGACCGTACGACGACGCTGAGGTCCCTGCCGTTCTGGCACGCCTGCTCAGCGACCCGGCATTCCTCGATATCCTCACCCACTTCCGCTTCCCGCGTGCGGCGGGCGCCTTCGGCTGGCTGCTCAAACCGCTGATCGCCCGGCGCCTGCGCCAGGAGTTCGCCGGCGTCACGTGTGTGTCGACCCTGCAGGACAAGGTCGAGTACTACGTCGACCGGACCATCGACCGCGCCACCGACGGCGTCACCTACACCGGCGTCGAGCAGCTCAAGGCGGGCACCGCCTACCTGTTCCTGGCCAACCACCGCGACATCGTGATGGACCCGGCGTTCGTCAACTATGCGGTGTACCACGCCGGCCTGCCGACCCCACGCATCGCCATCGGCGACAACCTGCTGCAAAAGCCCTTCGTCAGCGACATGATGCGCCTGAACAAGAGCTTCATCGTGCACCGCTCCATCAGCGGCCGGCGCGAAAAACTGGCGGCTTACCAGTTGCTGTCGGCCTACATCAACCACTCGATCCGCAACGACAGCGCCTCGATCTGGATCGCCCAGGCCGAAGGCCGCGCCAAGGACGGTGACGACCGCACCGACTCGGCGATCCTCAAGATGTTCCACATGAGCCGCAAGGACGAGCCGTTCGGCGCGGTGATCCAAAGCCTGAACCTGATCCCGGTGTCGATCAGCTACGAGTACGACCCGTGCGACCAGGCCAAGGCCCGCGAGCTGTACATCCGCGCCACCACCGGCAGCTACACCAAGGCGCCGGGCGAGGACGACAACAGCATCGCCCAGGGCATCACCGGCTACAAAGGCCGGGTGCACATCAACTTCGCCCCACCGGTGACCGAGTACCACGAGGACACCAAGCAGCTGGCCCAGGCCATCGACCGGCAGATTCTCGGCGGCTACCGATTGTTCCCGGTGCACTACCTGGCCTATGCGATGTGGGCTGAGAAGGATGAGGCACTGCAGGTGCCGAGCGCCGAGAAGGTGTTCCCGGCTGAAGAGCTGCAAAAGGCCCGCGAAGAATGGCAGCGCCGCCTGGACGCCTGCCCGGTGGAGCAGCAGCCTTATCTGGTGCAGCAATACGCGACGCCGGTGCGCAACCAGTACCAGGTCAAGCGCCAGCCGCAGTCCGCCTGA
- the mqo gene encoding malate dehydrogenase (quinone), which yields MAQNESVDVVLVGAGIMSATLAVLLKELDPTLKLEVVEAMDSGAAESSNPWNNAGTGHAGLCELNYTPQAADGSIDIKKAVHINTQFEVSRQFWAYLAKKGSFGSPRAFINPVPHLSYVEGDKGVDFLKKRFELLKQHHAFAEMEYTEDKAVMNDWMPLMMPGRPADQRIAATRVMKGTDVNFGALTNKLLKQLGNTPDAQVKYSKKVVGLRRNGSGWTVSIKDVNSGSSREVDARFVFLGAGGAALPLLQASGIPESKGFGGFPVSGQWLRCDNPEIVKQHQAKVYSQAAVGAPPMSVPHLDTRVVDGKKSLLFGPYAGFTTKFLKHGSFMDLPLSVRMGNIGPMLAVARDNMDLTKYLVSEVMQSMEQRLESLRRFYPEAKAEDWRLEVAGQRVQIIKKDPKKGGILQFGTELVSAQDGSLAALLGASPGASVTVSIMLELIERCFPEQAKGAWAGKLKEIFPAREKVLAADAALYHKISADNDVALELVESSPAKHYA from the coding sequence ATGGCGCAGAACGAATCGGTTGATGTAGTACTGGTAGGCGCAGGCATCATGAGTGCCACCCTGGCCGTACTGCTCAAGGAGCTTGACCCGACCCTGAAGCTTGAGGTCGTCGAGGCCATGGACTCCGGGGCCGCTGAAAGTTCCAACCCCTGGAACAACGCAGGTACCGGCCATGCCGGCCTGTGCGAGCTGAATTACACCCCGCAGGCCGCCGATGGCAGCATCGACATCAAGAAGGCCGTGCACATCAATACCCAGTTCGAGGTGTCGCGCCAGTTCTGGGCGTACCTTGCCAAAAAAGGCAGCTTCGGCTCGCCGCGCGCCTTCATCAACCCGGTCCCGCACCTGAGCTACGTCGAAGGTGACAAGGGTGTCGACTTCCTCAAGAAGCGCTTCGAGCTGCTCAAGCAGCACCATGCCTTCGCCGAGATGGAGTACACCGAAGACAAGGCCGTGATGAACGACTGGATGCCGCTGATGATGCCGGGCCGCCCGGCCGACCAGCGCATCGCCGCCACCCGCGTGATGAAAGGCACCGACGTCAACTTCGGCGCCCTGACCAACAAGCTGCTCAAGCAACTGGGCAACACCCCGGACGCGCAGGTCAAGTACAGCAAGAAGGTCGTCGGCCTGCGCCGTAACGGCAGCGGCTGGACCGTGAGCATCAAGGACGTCAACAGCGGCAGCAGCCGTGAAGTCGACGCCCGCTTCGTCTTCCTCGGCGCCGGCGGCGCGGCCCTGCCGCTGCTGCAGGCTTCCGGCATCCCCGAAAGCAAAGGCTTCGGCGGCTTCCCGGTCAGCGGCCAGTGGCTGCGTTGCGACAACCCGGAAATCGTCAAGCAGCACCAGGCCAAGGTCTACAGCCAGGCCGCAGTCGGCGCTCCGCCGATGTCGGTGCCGCACCTGGACACCCGCGTGGTCGACGGCAAGAAATCGCTGCTGTTCGGGCCGTACGCCGGCTTCACCACCAAGTTCCTCAAACACGGCTCGTTCATGGACCTGCCGCTGTCTGTGCGCATGGGCAACATCGGCCCGATGCTGGCGGTAGCCCGCGACAACATGGACCTGACCAAGTACCTGGTCAGCGAAGTGATGCAGTCGATGGAGCAACGCCTGGAGTCGCTGCGCCGCTTCTATCCTGAGGCCAAGGCCGAGGACTGGCGCCTGGAAGTGGCCGGCCAGCGCGTGCAGATCATCAAGAAGGACCCGAAAAAGGGCGGCATCCTGCAGTTCGGTACCGAGCTGGTCTCGGCCCAGGACGGCAGCCTGGCCGCGCTGCTCGGCGCATCCCCGGGCGCTTCGGTGACTGTGTCGATCATGCTCGAGCTGATCGAGCGCTGCTTCCCTGAGCAGGCCAAGGGCGCCTGGGCTGGCAAGCTCAAGGAGATCTTCCCGGCCCGCGAGAAGGTACTGGCTGCCGATGCCGCGCTGTACCACAAGATCAGCGCCGACAATGACGTGGCGCTGGAGTTGGTGGAAAGCAGCCCGGCCAAGCATTACGCCTGA
- a CDS encoding PA4642 family protein, translated as MRKDKKQVIGDEISDDYIKSFLQFEPADGLTSPSHHKLIKAYRGLRVDDFERFVGFFVEAGHDVDGKDEHGKTFVEVIADQRNAPEYIEIIGNARG; from the coding sequence ATGCGTAAAGACAAGAAACAGGTGATTGGTGACGAGATCAGCGATGACTACATCAAGAGCTTCCTGCAATTCGAGCCGGCCGATGGCCTGACCTCGCCCTCGCACCACAAGCTGATCAAGGCCTACCGTGGCCTGCGTGTCGACGACTTCGAGCGCTTTGTCGGCTTTTTCGTCGAGGCCGGGCATGACGTGGACGGCAAGGACGAGCACGGCAAGACCTTCGTCGAAGTGATCGCCGACCAGCGCAATGCGCCGGAGTACATCGAGATCATCGGTAACGCCCGCGGCTGA
- a CDS encoding YajG family lipoprotein codes for MLQRLLFGMFAVASLSLAGCAHSPQQLSPQPKLTQQLAPVGHGQPVVVRVVDGRASQSLGTRGGMYPETSTITVNGNDVVPKLQAQAEAAVRLLGFTPTPNAGNAPQLTVTLAELKYQSPKDNLYVTEATIGATFRADVSNANRRYSGRYGASLDQRFGMAPNQETNTKLVGDVLSDALTRLFKDPTIGQVLGE; via the coding sequence ATGTTGCAACGTCTGTTGTTCGGTATGTTCGCGGTGGCCAGCCTGAGCCTGGCCGGTTGTGCCCACAGCCCGCAACAACTCAGCCCGCAGCCCAAGCTCACGCAACAGCTGGCGCCGGTTGGCCATGGCCAGCCGGTGGTGGTCAGGGTCGTCGATGGCCGGGCTTCGCAGTCGCTGGGCACCCGCGGTGGCATGTACCCTGAAACCAGCACCATCACCGTCAACGGCAACGATGTCGTGCCCAAGCTGCAGGCCCAGGCCGAGGCTGCGGTACGCCTGCTTGGCTTCACCCCGACGCCGAACGCTGGCAACGCGCCGCAATTGACCGTCACCCTGGCCGAGCTGAAGTACCAGTCGCCCAAGGACAACCTGTACGTGACCGAGGCCACCATCGGCGCCACCTTCCGTGCCGACGTGTCCAACGCCAACCGCCGTTACAGCGGCCGCTACGGCGCCTCGCTGGACCAGCGCTTCGGCATGGCGCCGAACCAGGAAACCAACACCAAGCTGGTGGGCGACGTGTTGAGCGATGCCCTGACCCGCCTGTTCAAGGACCCGACCATCGGTCAGGTGCTGGGCGAGTAA